The following coding sequences are from one Enterococcus sp. 4G2_DIV0659 window:
- a CDS encoding transglutaminase domain-containing protein has protein sequence MKKKVVVGVLLTTLILGACQQTKESEKQSRKEVTVGQLASEVKKKYKEDNIYSDEKIVLKREESIKLELGFDPLEKGIEKFNEIVEIFPTSDFTHSIKSTFKLFNDGKGIEIMPPRTPQATVRNVNANAEQDLTKQEKGWGNLPEYYMVLYVDLQTGKKLEKPEVRVFTVKHELSGRLRMKMKINDKGIPEFSWNKVAGAEYYYVVNINNSEDSGHSNTAFVTEKVEGTKWSPKSVSKFKSFKVSELDRQKEDNVKKYGAGSDPIPADSDQQDYAVIAVSKKGTSAISNYLDSRALASRIPYADEVSLTMNKEGSVRTDNIQRLPAYHWVTMCDGKLVQKRINYDISKAEETTETWGTYEKEDMSDLKGVRVDLVNIPYTVEGTGYTENAKVEKYNKKTLKKELQKLEERQNKLENKAGSTDIELTTADDDKEDDKASQSKDKTYETDDKITANSALSEYLAVNMLSGIRKIDLKEFPEANAQQYLLDAWMEAIYQNPLILGVEGASISNDGQSLMVTYNIKASDMGKKQVELKKEVKKIVSKIIKPDMTDLEKEYAINQYLCDNAEYDMKALESAEKNDFKTVDEKYNDSFTPYGVLINKIGVCASYAGAFKLLADEAKLETIVVTGFLDGDVPHAWNKVKINGAWNIVDSTNNDNELLTNALLNLPEKSSRKILVEDDRYVLDERIKEYKAVNEDKDNEYYHVENRFFDEDKITNELVTSLEKGNSTTLRTKYNLNDEEFARINLNVNEKMKNEDLQGFYWMGVIYLTKK, from the coding sequence GTGAAAAAGAAAGTGGTTGTGGGGGTATTATTAACAACACTTATACTTGGGGCATGTCAGCAAACAAAAGAGTCCGAAAAACAGAGTAGGAAGGAGGTTACTGTTGGTCAATTAGCATCAGAAGTAAAAAAGAAGTACAAAGAAGATAACATTTATTCTGATGAAAAAATCGTACTTAAGCGCGAGGAAAGTATCAAACTTGAATTAGGATTTGATCCATTAGAAAAAGGAATAGAAAAATTCAATGAAATCGTTGAAATATTTCCCACTTCAGACTTCACTCATAGTATTAAATCTACCTTTAAGCTATTTAATGATGGAAAAGGTATTGAAATAATGCCGCCAAGAACACCACAAGCCACGGTCAGAAATGTGAATGCAAATGCAGAACAAGACCTCACCAAGCAAGAAAAAGGCTGGGGAAATCTTCCTGAATATTACATGGTACTCTATGTTGATTTACAAACTGGAAAAAAACTGGAGAAACCAGAAGTTCGAGTATTCACGGTTAAGCACGAACTTTCAGGCCGATTACGAATGAAAATGAAGATAAATGATAAGGGAATACCTGAATTTTCTTGGAATAAAGTTGCTGGTGCAGAGTATTATTATGTAGTAAACATCAATAATTCTGAAGACTCTGGCCACTCAAACACCGCCTTTGTTACTGAGAAAGTCGAAGGAACAAAATGGTCTCCTAAATCGGTTAGCAAGTTTAAATCGTTTAAAGTTTCTGAATTGGATCGTCAAAAAGAAGATAATGTTAAAAAATATGGAGCAGGCTCAGATCCGATTCCTGCAGACAGTGATCAGCAGGATTATGCTGTAATCGCAGTTTCAAAGAAAGGTACCTCAGCCATCAGCAATTATTTAGACTCAAGAGCTTTAGCTAGTAGAATTCCATATGCCGATGAAGTAAGTTTAACAATGAATAAAGAAGGAAGCGTAAGAACAGATAACATTCAGCGCCTTCCAGCGTATCATTGGGTTACGATGTGTGATGGAAAATTAGTTCAAAAACGAATCAATTATGATATTTCTAAAGCGGAAGAGACAACAGAAACATGGGGAACCTACGAAAAGGAAGATATGTCCGACTTAAAAGGAGTCCGTGTCGATTTAGTCAACATTCCTTATACCGTTGAAGGAACTGGATATACGGAAAATGCCAAAGTGGAAAAATACAATAAAAAAACGTTGAAAAAAGAACTACAAAAATTAGAAGAACGTCAAAATAAATTGGAAAACAAAGCTGGTTCAACGGATATCGAACTGACAACGGCAGACGATGATAAAGAGGACGACAAAGCAAGTCAATCAAAGGATAAAACCTATGAAACAGATGACAAGATCACAGCCAATAGTGCACTTAGTGAATACTTAGCTGTTAATATGTTGTCAGGAATCCGTAAAATCGATTTGAAAGAATTCCCAGAAGCAAATGCGCAGCAATATTTACTAGATGCTTGGATGGAAGCTATCTATCAAAATCCATTGATTTTAGGTGTTGAAGGCGCATCTATCTCAAATGACGGTCAGTCACTGATGGTTACTTATAATATAAAAGCTTCTGACATGGGAAAAAAACAAGTAGAACTCAAAAAAGAAGTGAAAAAAATCGTAAGTAAAATTATCAAACCTGATATGACTGATTTGGAAAAAGAGTATGCGATCAACCAATATCTCTGTGACAATGCAGAATATGATATGAAGGCACTTGAAAGCGCAGAGAAAAATGATTTTAAAACGGTTGATGAAAAATACAATGACTCTTTCACTCCATATGGCGTTTTGATCAATAAAATCGGGGTTTGTGCAAGCTATGCAGGGGCGTTTAAATTATTAGCGGATGAAGCTAAACTCGAAACAATCGTTGTTACGGGATTTTTAGATGGAGATGTACCACATGCGTGGAATAAAGTTAAAATCAATGGCGCGTGGAATATTGTTGACAGCACCAATAATGACAACGAACTTTTAACAAATGCATTATTGAATTTGCCAGAAAAATCATCTAGAAAAATCTTAGTTGAAGACGATCGCTACGTACTGGATGAGCGTATTAAAGAATACAAAGCAGTAAACGAAGACAAAGACAACGAATATTATCATGTAGAAAATAGATTCTTTGATGAAGATAAGATCACGAATGAATTGGTGACTTCTTTGGAAAAAGGCAACAGTACTACCTTGAGAACAAAATATAATCTGAATGATGAAGAATTTGCTAGGATTAATTTGAATGTTAATGAGAAAATGAAAAATGAAGATTTACAAGGCTTTTACTGGATGGGTGTTATTTATTTAACAAAAAAATGA
- a CDS encoding RNA polymerase sigma factor, producing the protein MKKSKLVGLDVDEIVEEYADMVYRIAFVQMKNQSDAEDIFQEVFLRLVKYSHTIKGEEHIKPWLIRVTINCCKKQFDSAWRKKTTSMDEEQMPEQADERASAAFAIGDNEELLDACLSLPEAQQLVIHLFYFEGYSIREISTLVEQSESSVKTRLSRAREALRKKMKGDF; encoded by the coding sequence ATGAAAAAGAGTAAACTCGTTGGGTTAGATGTAGATGAGATTGTGGAAGAATATGCTGATATGGTCTATCGTATTGCGTTTGTTCAAATGAAAAATCAAAGTGATGCAGAAGATATTTTTCAAGAAGTATTTCTTCGGTTAGTGAAATACAGTCATACGATAAAAGGAGAAGAACATATTAAGCCGTGGCTGATTCGTGTCACAATCAATTGTTGTAAAAAGCAGTTTGACAGTGCTTGGCGTAAAAAAACAACAAGTATGGATGAAGAACAGATGCCTGAACAGGCTGATGAGCGTGCGTCAGCAGCTTTTGCTATTGGCGATAATGAAGAGTTACTAGATGCTTGTTTGTCGCTTCCAGAAGCACAACAGTTAGTGATTCATTTGTTTTACTTTGAAGGCTATTCTATTCGGGAAATCAGCACCTTAGTCGAGCAATCAGAATCATCAGTAAAAACCAGACTTTCAAGAGCAAGAGAGGCTTTAAGAAAAAAAATGAAGGGGGATTTTTAA